One segment of Xanthomonas oryzae pv. oryzae DNA contains the following:
- a CDS encoding undecaprenyl-phosphate glucose phosphotransferase, with the protein MLLADLSSETYTASSPRLLSKYSAAADLVLRVFDLTMVVVCGLVAYRIVFGSWVPAAPYRLAIATTLLYSVICFALFPLYRSWRGRCLLSELMVLGGAFGGVFALFAVHALIVKVGEQVSRGWIGLWFVGGLASLVAARTALRGFLNHLRTQGVDVQRVVVVGLRHPVMKINHYLSRNSWVGMNLVGYFRTPYDIAVTEQRQSLPCLGEPDALIDYLKENQVEQVWISLPLGERDHIKQLLQRLDRYPINVKLVPDLFDFGLLNQSGEQIGNVPVINLRQGGVDRDNYFVVAKALQDKILAVIALLGLWPLMAAIAVGVKLSSPGPVFFRQRRHGLGGREFYMFKFRSMRVHDDHGTTIQQATKNDARITRFGAFLRRSSLDELPQIFNVLGGSMSIVGPRPHAAQHNTHYEKLINHYMQRHYVKPGITGWAQVNGFRGETPELRTMKKRIQYDLDYIRRWSLWLDIRIIVLTAVRVLGQKTAY; encoded by the coding sequence ATGCTTTTGGCAGACTTGAGTAGCGAGACTTACACAGCTTCCTCGCCGCGATTGTTGTCCAAATATTCGGCTGCGGCCGATCTGGTTCTGCGCGTCTTCGACCTGACCATGGTTGTGGTGTGCGGTCTGGTCGCTTACCGAATCGTGTTCGGTTCCTGGGTGCCGGCAGCGCCGTATCGGCTGGCGATTGCCACCACGCTGCTGTATTCGGTGATCTGCTTTGCGCTGTTCCCGTTGTACCGCAGCTGGCGCGGCCGTTGCCTGTTGAGCGAACTGATGGTGCTGGGCGGTGCGTTCGGCGGTGTCTTCGCGCTGTTTGCGGTCCATGCGTTGATCGTGAAGGTAGGCGAGCAGGTGTCGCGCGGTTGGATCGGTCTGTGGTTCGTCGGTGGCCTGGCATCGCTGGTCGCCGCGCGCACGGCGCTGCGTGGCTTTTTGAACCATCTGCGTACTCAGGGTGTGGACGTCCAGCGTGTGGTGGTGGTGGGTCTGCGTCACCCGGTGATGAAGATCAACCACTACCTGAGCCGCAACTCGTGGGTTGGTATGAATCTGGTCGGTTATTTCCGCACCCCCTACGACATCGCCGTGACCGAACAGCGCCAGTCGCTGCCGTGCCTGGGCGAGCCGGACGCGTTGATCGACTATCTGAAGGAAAACCAGGTCGAGCAGGTGTGGATCTCGCTGCCGCTGGGTGAGCGCGACCATATCAAGCAGCTGCTGCAGCGCCTGGATCGTTACCCGATCAACGTCAAGCTGGTGCCGGACCTGTTCGATTTCGGTCTGTTGAATCAGTCTGGCGAGCAGATCGGCAACGTGCCGGTGATCAACCTGCGCCAGGGCGGCGTGGACCGCGACAATTACTTCGTGGTGGCCAAGGCGTTGCAGGACAAGATTCTGGCTGTCATCGCGCTGCTGGGCCTGTGGCCGCTGATGGCCGCCATTGCAGTCGGCGTCAAGTTGAGCTCGCCTGGCCCGGTGTTCTTCCGCCAGCGCCGTCATGGCTTGGGCGGCCGCGAGTTCTACATGTTCAAGTTCCGCTCGATGCGGGTGCATGACGACCATGGCACCACGATCCAGCAGGCGACCAAGAACGACGCACGCATCACGCGTTTCGGTGCATTCCTGCGCCGCAGCAGCCTGGACGAGTTGCCGCAGATCTTCAACGTGCTGGGCGGCAGCATGTCGATTGTTGGCCCGCGTCCGCACGCCGCGCAGCACAACACGCACTATGAAAAGCTGATCAACCACTACATGCAGCGTCACTACGTCAAGCCGGGTATCACCGGTTGGGCGCAGGTGAACGGCTTCCGTGGCGAAACTCCGGAACTGCGCACCATGAAGAAGCGTATCCAGTACGATCTCGATTACATCCGTCGTTGGTCGCTGTGGCTGGATATCCGCATCATCGTGCTGACCGCAGTGCGCGTGCTCGGACAGAAGACCGCGTACTGA
- a CDS encoding acyltransferase family protein: MSVSATPASPSSLPAAGSQVASTGRARDPRIDATKAIAILLVVFCHAKGVPHGMTLFAYSFHVPLFFLVSGWLAAGYASRDTGLTQTIAKQARSLLLPYVTFYLLGYAYWLLTRNVGEKAARWGSHPWWEPMVAMFTGIGPDLYVQPPLWFLPVMLVTLVSYMVLRRRMSPILIAVLALIVAWLWMNWFPVQHVRIFFGLDVLPVSLCFYALGALLIYVSPRLPTSLAGSALATVVLALAVAWLAEANGRIDVNMLEFGHNHALFLVSALLGALMVICAARLVQSWAWLQWIGRNTLLILCTHMLVFFVLSGVAALAGGFGSARPGLGWAVFVTLFALAACVPLRWILMRFAPWTLGARRVVA, encoded by the coding sequence ATGAGTGTGTCGGCAACGCCGGCATCCCCGTCGTCTTTGCCGGCCGCCGGGTCGCAGGTTGCATCCACTGGTCGCGCCCGCGATCCGCGCATCGATGCCACCAAGGCCATTGCGATCCTGTTGGTGGTGTTCTGCCATGCCAAGGGCGTCCCACATGGCATGACTTTGTTTGCCTATAGCTTCCACGTGCCGCTGTTTTTCCTGGTGTCGGGTTGGTTGGCAGCGGGCTATGCCTCGCGCGATACCGGCCTGACGCAGACGATCGCCAAGCAGGCACGTAGCTTGCTGCTGCCATACGTCACCTTTTATCTCCTGGGCTACGCATACTGGTTGCTGACCCGTAATGTCGGTGAGAAGGCTGCGCGCTGGGGAAGTCACCCCTGGTGGGAGCCGATGGTGGCGATGTTTACCGGTATTGGTCCGGACCTGTATGTGCAGCCACCGCTGTGGTTTTTGCCCGTCATGTTGGTGACCTTGGTGAGCTACATGGTCTTGCGCCGCCGGATGTCGCCGATATTGATCGCAGTGCTGGCATTGATCGTGGCGTGGTTGTGGATGAACTGGTTCCCAGTCCAGCACGTGCGGATTTTTTTCGGCCTGGACGTGCTACCGGTGTCGCTGTGTTTCTACGCATTGGGCGCCTTGCTGATCTACGTGTCGCCACGCCTGCCGACATCCTTGGCTGGCAGCGCCCTGGCGACGGTCGTGTTGGCATTAGCGGTAGCCTGGCTGGCCGAAGCAAACGGGCGAATCGACGTCAACATGCTCGAATTCGGACACAATCACGCGCTGTTCCTGGTGAGCGCATTGCTCGGTGCGTTGATGGTGATCTGCGCGGCGCGGCTGGTACAAAGCTGGGCGTGGCTGCAGTGGATCGGCCGTAATACCTTGCTGATTCTTTGCACGCATATGTTGGTGTTCTTTGTATTGTCCGGTGTTGCGGCATTGGCTGGTGGTTTCGGCAGTGCGCGTCCGGGGCTCGGTTGGGCAGTGTTCGTCACGTTGTTTGCATTGGCCGCCTGCGTGCCGCTGCGTTGGATCTTGATGCGCTTCGCGCCATGGACGCTGGGTGCGCGCCGGGTGGTGGCATGA
- a CDS encoding acyltransferase family protein, giving the protein MTSELSPTHGARVHSSADARPTRDWQIDAAKAVAIALVVLGHASGMPPAYKLFAYSFHVPLFFVLSGWVGERFGQRALTGATVAKLGRTLLVPYLAFFMVAYALWLLSAAMDGHAGHPQTRPLWHPLTGLLWANGSRLYVLPALWFLPALFVTMLAYIALRARLSAAAVAAISLTLALAWAGWFPSLQLRLPLALDVLPVALFFIAIGGWLSRFAEALRSLGAQVWALALLPLAAVWWWLAGWNGQVDVNNLQFGQSAAVFMLVSLLGTAMTFCVAYFIRGMRWVQWIGTNTLLILCTHTLVFLVATSVVARTGLIARSAIGTPAWALGLSAFAITMSVPMRAVLVRGAPWMLGLKRK; this is encoded by the coding sequence ATGACAAGCGAACTCTCTCCAACGCATGGTGCGCGTGTGCACAGTTCGGCAGACGCCAGGCCGACGCGCGATTGGCAGATCGATGCTGCGAAGGCGGTGGCCATCGCGTTGGTGGTGCTGGGCCATGCCAGCGGCATGCCGCCCGCATACAAGCTGTTCGCGTACAGCTTCCATGTGCCGCTGTTTTTCGTGTTGTCGGGCTGGGTCGGCGAACGGTTTGGGCAGCGCGCATTGACGGGCGCAACGGTTGCGAAGCTGGGGCGAACCTTGCTGGTTCCGTATCTTGCATTTTTTATGGTGGCCTATGCGCTGTGGTTGCTGAGCGCTGCGATGGATGGGCATGCGGGGCATCCACAGACGCGACCATTGTGGCACCCGCTCACCGGATTGCTGTGGGCCAATGGTTCACGTCTGTATGTGCTTCCGGCGCTGTGGTTTCTCCCCGCCTTGTTTGTCACAATGCTTGCTTACATTGCCTTGCGTGCGCGATTGAGTGCGGCCGCGGTAGCGGCGATCAGCTTGACACTGGCGCTGGCATGGGCAGGCTGGTTCCCGTCGCTGCAATTGCGTTTACCGCTCGCACTGGATGTGCTGCCGGTCGCGTTGTTCTTCATCGCCATAGGCGGCTGGCTGTCGCGCTTTGCCGAAGCGCTGCGATCGCTGGGCGCGCAGGTGTGGGCGCTGGCGTTGTTGCCGTTGGCCGCAGTGTGGTGGTGGCTGGCCGGGTGGAACGGGCAGGTGGACGTGAACAATTTGCAGTTCGGGCAGTCGGCGGCCGTGTTTATGCTGGTCAGCCTGCTAGGAACGGCGATGACGTTTTGCGTCGCCTATTTCATTCGGGGAATGCGCTGGGTGCAGTGGATCGGTACCAATACGCTGCTGATTTTATGCACGCATACGTTGGTCTTCCTGGTGGCCACCAGCGTGGTGGCACGGACGGGCCTGATCGCACGCAGCGCAATCGGTACGCCCGCCTGGGCGTTGGGGCTAAGCGCCTTCGCGATCACGATGAGCGTGCCGATGCGCGCGGTGCTGGTGCGTGGGGCGCCATGGATGTTGGGATTGAAACGTAAATGA
- the gumH gene encoding GDP-mannose:cellobiosyl-diphosphopolyprenol alpha-mannosyltransferase, giving the protein MKVVHVVRQFHPSIGGMEEVVLNVARQHQATSADTVEVVTLDRVFTDPSGRLSAHDTHQGLPIRRIGYRGSSRYPLAPSVLDAIRSADVVHLHGIDFFYDYLALTKPLHGKPMVVSTHGGFFHTAYASCMKQLWFQTLTRISALAYARVIATSENDGDLFAEVVAPSRLRVIENGVDVQKYAGQGATTPGRTMLYFGRWSVNKGLIETLALLQAALKRDPQWRLIIAGREYDLNESDLRKAIAERGLQDKVQLSMSPSQEQLRALMQQAQFFVCLSRHEGFGIAAVEAMSAGLIPILSDIPPFVRLASESGQGVIVNRDKIEAAADQVQALALHADNDFDTRRTASMAYVSRYDWKHVVGRYIDEYHDALGIPRVQEAVR; this is encoded by the coding sequence ATGAAAGTGGTGCATGTCGTTCGCCAATTCCATCCTTCGATCGGAGGCATGGAAGAGGTCGTTCTCAATGTTGCCCGCCAACATCAAGCCACTAGCGCCGATACGGTTGAGGTCGTGACGCTGGACCGTGTGTTCACCGATCCCAGTGGGCGGCTGTCGGCGCACGACACGCATCAAGGGCTGCCGATCCGGCGGATTGGCTATCGCGGATCGTCGCGCTATCCGTTGGCGCCGTCGGTACTCGATGCGATTCGTTCGGCCGATGTTGTCCATCTGCACGGTATCGACTTTTTTTACGACTATCTGGCATTGACCAAGCCGCTGCACGGCAAGCCGATGGTGGTGTCCACGCATGGCGGGTTTTTCCACACCGCTTACGCATCGTGCATGAAGCAGCTGTGGTTCCAGACGCTGACGCGCATCTCGGCCTTGGCCTATGCGCGCGTGATCGCGACCAGCGAAAACGATGGCGATCTGTTTGCCGAGGTGGTGGCGCCATCGCGACTACGCGTGATCGAAAACGGTGTGGATGTGCAGAAATATGCAGGGCAGGGTGCGACCACACCCGGCCGAACGATGCTGTATTTCGGGCGTTGGTCGGTCAACAAGGGGCTGATCGAAACGCTGGCGTTGCTGCAAGCCGCGCTCAAGCGCGACCCGCAATGGCGGCTGATCATCGCCGGTCGCGAGTACGATCTGAACGAGTCCGATTTGCGCAAGGCGATTGCCGAGCGTGGGCTGCAGGACAAGGTGCAGCTGAGCATGTCGCCCTCGCAGGAGCAACTGCGTGCACTGATGCAGCAAGCGCAGTTTTTCGTTTGCTTGTCGCGGCATGAGGGTTTCGGTATTGCAGCGGTTGAGGCGATGAGTGCGGGCTTGATTCCGATCCTCAGCGATATTCCGCCGTTCGTGCGGCTTGCCAGCGAATCGGGCCAGGGCGTGATCGTCAATCGCGACAAGATCGAGGCGGCAGCCGATCAAGTGCAGGCGCTTGCGCTGCATGCCGACAACGATTTCGACACGCGCCGTACCGCGTCCATGGCTTATGTCAGTCGCTACGACTGGAAGCACGTGGTCGGGCGCTACATCGACGAATATCACGACGCGTTGGGCATCCCGCGCGTGCAGGAGGCGGTGCGATGA
- a CDS encoding glycosyltransferase: MSALASPSMTRAATQPQVTVLFSTEKPTANTNPYLTQLYDALPAAVHPRFFSMRDALLSRYDVLHLHWPEYLLRHPTAAGTLAKQVCAALLLLKLQLTGTPVVRTLHNLAPHEDRGWRERSLLRGIDRLTRRWIRINATTPPRPPFTDTILHGHYRDWFATMEQSSTVPGRLLHFGLIRPYKGVETLLEVMHKVDDARVTLRIVGNPATPQMRSLVEDACTQDPRISALLAYVEEPVLAREVSEAELVVLPYRQMHNSGTLLLALSLARPVLAPWSESNASIAEEVGPGWVFLYEGEFDAPLLTGMLDKVRAAPRGPVPDLSQRDWPRIGQLHYRTYLEALGKDGDAAL, encoded by the coding sequence ATGAGCGCGCTGGCCTCTCCGTCGATGACCCGTGCGGCAACCCAGCCGCAGGTCACGGTGCTGTTTTCCACCGAAAAACCCACCGCCAACACCAACCCGTACCTGACCCAGCTCTACGACGCGTTGCCCGCCGCAGTGCATCCGCGTTTTTTTTCGATGCGCGATGCTTTGTTGTCGCGCTACGACGTGTTGCACCTGCATTGGCCCGAATACTTGCTGCGCCATCCAACTGCTGCAGGCACCTTGGCCAAGCAGGTCTGTGCTGCATTGTTGTTGCTCAAGCTGCAGCTGACCGGCACGCCGGTGGTGCGCACCCTGCACAATCTTGCACCGCATGAAGACCGCGGTTGGCGCGAACGGAGCCTGCTGCGCGGGATCGACCGGCTGACACGTCGCTGGATCCGCATCAATGCGACTACGCCGCCGCGTCCGCCGTTCACCGATACGATTCTGCACGGCCACTATCGCGACTGGTTCGCAACGATGGAGCAGAGCAGCACGGTGCCGGGGCGGTTGCTGCACTTCGGCCTGATTCGCCCGTATAAAGGCGTCGAAACGCTGCTGGAGGTCATGCACAAGGTCGACGATGCGCGCGTGACTCTACGCATCGTCGGCAACCCGGCCACGCCGCAGATGCGCAGCTTGGTGGAGGACGCCTGCACGCAGGATCCGCGCATCAGCGCTTTGCTGGCCTATGTGGAAGAGCCGGTGCTGGCACGCGAAGTCAGCGAGGCTGAGCTGGTGGTGTTGCCGTATCGGCAGATGCATAACTCCGGCACCTTGCTGCTGGCGTTGTCGCTGGCGCGCCCGGTGCTGGCGCCGTGGAGCGAATCGAATGCATCCATCGCCGAGGAAGTCGGACCTGGGTGGGTGTTCCTGTATGAAGGCGAGTTCGATGCGCCGCTGCTGACCGGCATGCTCGACAAGGTGCGCGCCGCACCGCGCGGGCCGGTACCGGATCTTTCGCAGCGCGACTGGCCACGGATCGGGCAGTTGCATTACCGCACCTATCTGGAAGCGCTGGGCAAGGACGGAGACGCCGCGCTGTGA